One window of Oscillibacter hominis genomic DNA carries:
- a CDS encoding IclR family transcriptional regulator — translation MNKGKNQTTTIQKDSVRAVDRAIEILQVFTFEDPEHTLAQICAQTNLPKTTVFRILATLEQNNLIVQHPETGKYRLGYEIIKMGAIAQESNSLKRTAAAEMEEISRVTEQTCNLYVRDGFERLCIAQVMGAQYVRRYSYLGARHPLYCGAGKLLLAYAGKEFQSRFFESVKLERITEHTVTDRAQLERELEQIRRDGFSVTRGERDASTAMVSVPLFDYTQHVVASITVSGPVYYFEEQKVASYLEELQRAAGRISRKLGYRCSQPILIE, via the coding sequence ATGAACAAAGGGAAAAATCAAACGACTACTATCCAGAAGGACTCTGTCCGGGCAGTGGACCGGGCAATTGAAATCCTGCAGGTATTTACATTTGAGGATCCGGAGCATACCCTTGCGCAGATCTGCGCCCAGACCAATCTGCCCAAGACAACGGTGTTCCGCATTTTGGCCACGCTGGAGCAGAACAACTTGATCGTGCAGCATCCGGAGACCGGAAAGTATCGCCTTGGCTATGAGATCATCAAGATGGGCGCCATCGCCCAGGAGAGCAACTCGCTCAAAAGAACCGCCGCAGCGGAGATGGAGGAAATCTCCCGCGTCACGGAGCAGACCTGCAATCTCTATGTCCGCGACGGGTTCGAACGGCTGTGCATCGCGCAGGTCATGGGCGCCCAATATGTCCGGCGCTACTCCTACCTTGGCGCGCGCCACCCGCTTTACTGCGGGGCGGGCAAGCTGCTGCTGGCCTATGCGGGCAAGGAGTTCCAGTCCCGCTTTTTTGAATCCGTCAAGCTGGAGCGCATCACCGAACACACGGTCACGGACCGGGCGCAGTTAGAGCGCGAGCTGGAGCAGATACGCCGAGACGGGTTCTCCGTGACCCGCGGGGAGCGGGACGCCTCCACGGCGATGGTGTCCGTGCCGCTTTTTGATTACACCCAGCATGTTGTGGCCTCCATCACGGTCTCCGGCCCGGTTTACTATTTTGAAGAGCAGAAGGTGGCCAGCTACCTGGAGGAGCTTCAGCGGGCGGCGGGCCGTATCTCCCGGAAATTAGGCTATCGGTGCAGCCAGCCCATCCTAATCGAATAA
- a CDS encoding alpha-hydroxy-acid oxidizing protein, whose product MTYQEVLENARTCMGPYCKACPACNGMGCRNTMPGPGAKGIGTGFIRNYQKWQELCVNMDTICENKEVDTSYELFGHRFALPVFAAPVGAMQLHYGDKYDDLQYNDILVSACAKAGIAAFTGDGTNPAVMEGAVQAIRAAGGAGIPTVKPWNMELIREKMDGCKSSGCFAIAMDIDAAGLPFLKNLQPPAGSKTVEELRQIADYAGVPFILKGIMTVEGAKKALKAGASAIVVSNHGGRVLDQCPATAEVLPAIADAVGGKMTIFVDGGIRTGMDVFKALALGADAVLIARPFVTMVYGGGAEGVQVYVDKLTAELKDAMAMCGAHSLKEINPSMLFSK is encoded by the coding sequence ATGACGTATCAGGAAGTGCTGGAAAACGCCCGCACCTGTATGGGCCCCTACTGTAAGGCCTGCCCTGCCTGCAACGGCATGGGCTGCCGCAACACCATGCCCGGCCCCGGTGCCAAGGGCATCGGCACCGGGTTCATCCGCAACTACCAGAAGTGGCAGGAGCTGTGTGTCAACATGGACACCATCTGCGAGAATAAAGAGGTGGACACCTCCTACGAGCTCTTTGGCCACCGGTTTGCCCTGCCTGTGTTCGCCGCGCCGGTGGGCGCCATGCAGCTCCACTACGGCGACAAATACGACGACCTGCAGTACAACGACATCCTGGTTTCCGCATGCGCCAAAGCGGGCATCGCCGCGTTCACCGGCGACGGAACCAATCCCGCCGTCATGGAGGGCGCGGTACAGGCCATCCGGGCGGCCGGCGGCGCCGGCATCCCCACGGTAAAGCCCTGGAACATGGAGCTGATCCGGGAGAAAATGGACGGCTGCAAATCCTCCGGCTGCTTTGCCATCGCCATGGACATCGACGCGGCCGGCCTGCCCTTCCTGAAAAACCTTCAGCCCCCCGCCGGAAGCAAGACGGTGGAGGAACTGCGCCAGATTGCGGACTACGCGGGAGTTCCCTTCATCCTCAAGGGCATCATGACGGTGGAGGGCGCCAAAAAGGCCCTGAAGGCCGGTGCCAGCGCCATCGTGGTGTCCAACCACGGCGGCCGCGTGCTGGATCAGTGCCCGGCCACGGCGGAGGTCCTGCCCGCCATCGCCGATGCGGTGGGTGGAAAGATGACCATTTTCGTGGACGGCGGCATCCGCACCGGAATGGACGTATTCAAGGCCCTGGCCCTGGGCGCCGACGCGGTGCTCATCGCCCGCCCCTTTGTCACCATGGTCTACGGCGGCGGTGCCGAGGGCGTCCAGGTGTACGTGGATAAGCTCACTGCCGAGCTGAAGGACGCCATGGCCATGTGCGGCGCCCACAGCCTGAAGGAGATCAATCCCTCCATGCTCTTCTCCAAGTGA